The window CTTACTAAAAAAAGTGACGAGATAATAAAAAATAAAACAGGTTCAAATGATTATTGTGGAGGAATTGATTTAAAGGGTTTTTCAATTTCTTCTGAAAAATTTACCTATAACAATGTAGAATATTTTGTTCATTCAGAAAATACTAATGTTACTGATACTGTATCAACAGATGCGGTAAAAATGTTTGAACAAATAATCAGCACAATGGAATTTGTTAAATAAAAAAATCTAGTATTTAGAATAAAATCTTGAGTAAAAAGCGTTTTGTTTTTGGTTAAAAAGATTTATAATATAAAGAGTTAATCTAATCAAAGTAAATGGCTAAAAAACCGCTTGCGTCAATTTGGGTTATATGTATTACCGCTTTTATTACTATGTTTGTTACAGGTGGTGGTATCGGCGGTTATTTATATTGGCAAGGTAATTTTTTTAAACCCAAGGGTGATAATGTTCAGGAAGAATCTAACAAAGCAAGTAAAGTTGAAGAAAAGATTACGGGTAAAAATCTTGTTACAATAACTTCAGATGAAGAAAAGTTGATTCTGAATTTTATTAATCTTGAAACCAGCAAAAAAATCAAAAAAGAAGTTGCTTTAGGCACAACCATAAGGGGCGGGAAATGGGCAGAAACAAACAGCAATGCCTTGATTCAATTTAACAAAGAGGGCAATGCATTTATTTTAGCCGAGAAAAAAGAGGCTAATCTAAGCGATAAAAAGGCATATTTTAAGCTTTTAAAGGTTAATACCGAAGGGAAAATAGAAGAAACACTCATTGATTCGGGCGATTACGACAGATATGGTAATTTTCTCTATACATCAGAAGGTATTTTCTATTTAAAAGCTCGTTCAAGTGATAAAAAAAGCAAGAATACGGATGAAATTCTATACGAATGGGATTTGGTAAAGTTTGATCAGCAAAGCAAGGAAGAAACTATTTTATCTCAGGATATCGGCAGTTTTTTCCAGAAAGAGCTTGTTTTTAGGGATGGAAAGATAGTTAATATGTATAAACAAAGCAGCAGATTTTATGAGATTTCTGTTGATACAGCAACTAAAAAGATTGAGAAAAAGGCTTTGTTTAGCTATAGAAAAACATATGACCACGATCTTAATGTTGAAGATATCTCCGTATCGCCTTCTGGTAACCTATATATTTATAAAGACTTTACAACCAAAGATGGTTATTCTTTAAAGGTTTATGATAAAACCACCAAAAAAACTTCCACAGCAATAAAGGATAAAAATTATTCATTCAGCAATATTTCATGGCTTAACGAAAACGAATTAACATTTACAAAGACCCCAGCACTTACTAACACTTCTGATTCCACTAATAATGAGATAGTTAAAATGAGTTTATCGTTTCCTGATGCTGTAGAATCACTATGCTCATCTTCTAAAGTGATAACCCCTTTATTTGTTGATGGCGAATCAACTTTTTATTTAGAAGACCAAAAGGTAATATATCTTAAAGGAAAAGATAAGAAAGAGCTTGCGCCAGACGGATTGTTACAGCCAACCGATATATTGTATGTTGGAATTTTTGATTACTAGAATTATTTAAATTTCTTAGTTGAATCTAATTATTAAGCTGATAAAATATAATAAGAATGTATAAAGAAAAAGGATTTTCCCCAATTTTAATAGTTTTGATTTTTAGTATTGTAGCAGCAGTCGCTTCGGGTATTGCTGTTTATTATTATTCTGTCGGTCAAAGCGAAGTTGAAAAGAAGCAGAAAGTAGAAGAAAAAGAAAGAGTGGAAAAACAATTAGCCGATCTTAAATCTGATTACGAAAAGCTTAGAGTTGAAAATGAGCAACTAAAAGGGACGGAAAAGGCAGGCGCAAATAAGGTATTTACTAATCAGGAAGATGGTTATTCCTTTGAGTATTCTTCTACTGGTTGGTTTGTAATAAAAGACAAAAGCGAAGGTGTGGTAATAACTAATTTTAAATATCCTTCAAGTGATGGAAGAGAACTTATAAACGATGAAGTAAAAATGACCATTAACATAAAAGATAATACTGAGAAAATGACTCCAAAGGCGTGGTCAACCAAAAATATTGGCGATGAAGAAAAAATATTACTCAAGAAAGATTTAAAAGTAGATGGTAAAAGTGCATATAAAATTAAAACAGAAAATATAGGTATTATGACTTCGGTATATATTGCAAAATCTTCTACTAAAATGGTAGAAATAGTCTGTTTTGGAAATGATAAAGAATTACAACTTTCAAAGATATTGGAATCTTTTAAATTTTTATAAATAAGTTATTAGTAATCAGTTATTAGGCATTATGTTTTTGACTCTTAATCTTATGCCTGATGCCATATTACTAGTGACTAACTCCGAAGGAGTTTATAATGGTAAAGGAAAAAAATAATAAAGAAAATCAGGAAGAGGGTAAACCTCTTTGTCCGGAATGCGGTTCACAAATGATTGAAGAGGACGGAGAGACGATTTGTCCTCATTGCGATTCTGAAATAGATTTCTTTGGCGATGAGGATTAAGGATGATCGATTTTATATTATCAATAAATCCTGTTTTGATTATAGTTTTTACGCCTTGGATATTGGCTCAGGCAATCAAGTTTATTGTAGGAGCTGTTGAAGGCAAAGTTGATTTTTATAATTTTATAACTACAGGAGGAATGCCTAGTGGGCATTCTACGGCAGTTTGCGCGCTTGCTACTGGAATTGGTTTATCTTCGGGATTTTCATCTTCTTCTTTTGCGATTGCCGTAGTTATAGCAACAATTGTTATGCATGATGCTGTTGTAATAAGAGGTGCACAAGGTAAGCAAGCTCAAATATTAAACAAGATGATTGATAAGTTTATTAATCAAAAAGAATTTAATTATCATCACCTAATAGGCCATAAGCCGATTGAAGTTGTCGCTGGGGCTATACTGGGCATATCTTCGGCATTTGGTATTTGGTTTCTTTTCTATGTTTAAAAATATTGATTTCTCAAAAATATTAGATTATAAAAGAATTTTTGAAGCTCAGCCTGGTGCTTTCTTTCGGTTTTATGCAGAATTTACCATTTTTTTCGGTTTTCTTTTTTTGATTGCGGCTATATTAAGCATATTTATCCCTTTTTATAAAAATGTAGCGATAAAAAAGCTATTAAAGAAGATTAAAAGGCTTTGCTTCACTATTTCCTTAACAGGAATTTCATATTTATTTTTTAGATTTGAAAATACTTATTTTTTCTCCGGAAGATATTTTTTAATCGCAATCTTATTAATTTTTACGATATGGTCTTTGTACATTGGGTTTTATGCATTAAGAAAGCTTCCAGAGGATCTTAAGACTCGTGAAAAGAAAATGATGCTTAAAAAATATATTCCTAAGCCCAAAAAGAAGAAATAAAATTCCGTGCTATCTTAATCTCTATAAATGTGATTATTTGTTGTTGACAAAATAAATAAGGTAATATAAAATTTAGTTAGTTGAAAAAAAGTTTGCGACTAAAAAGTCCGTTTTATCAACAAAACGAGAATTTTTTTGTTGCTACGGAAAGAACTTTGACAATCTAAGAATAACAGAAATTGCCAGCAGTGTATTGTAAATAGTACTTTTGTACTAATATTTTTTTTGAGAGTTTGATCCTGGCTCAGGATGAATGCTGGCGGCGTGCCTAACACATGCAAGTCAAACGGCCCTTCGGGGCAGTGGCAAACGGGTGAGTAACGCGTTGGTATCTACCTTTATCTTCGGTATAACTCTTCGAAAGGAGAGCTAATCCCGGATAATCTTTTCGGAGCAAAGCTTCGGCGGATAAAGAGGAACCTGCGTCCTATCAGCTTGTTGGTAAGGTAATGGCTTACCAAGGCTAAGACGGGTAGCTGGTCTGAGAGGATGATCAGCCACAATGGGACTGAGACACGGCCCATACTCCTACGGGAGGCAGCAGTGAGGAATTTTGCGCAATGGACGAAAGTCTGACGCAGCAACGCCGCGTGAAGGATGAAGGCCTTCGGGTCGTAAACTTCTTTTAGTAGGGACGAAGTCTGACGGTACCTACTGAATAAGCTCCGGCTAACTACGTGCCAGCAGCCGCGGTAATACGTAGGGAGCAAGCATTGTCCGGATTTACTGGGCGTAAAGAGTCTGTAGGTGGTTTATTAAGTTGAATATTAAAGACTCCGACTCAATCGGAGGAAAGTATCCAAAACTGATAAACTAGAGGCAAAGAGAGGCAAGTGGAACTTGTGGTGTAGGGGTAAAATCCGTAGATATCACAGGGAACGCCAATGGTGAAGACAGCTTGCTAGTTTTGTCCTAACACTGAGAGACGAAAGCGTGGGTAGCGAACGGGATTAGATACCCCGGTAGTCCACGCCGTAAACGATGGGTACTAGACATCGACCGTATCGACCCGGTCCGTGTCGAAGCTAACGCGTTAAGTACCCCGCCTGGGGAGTACGGTCGCAAGACTAAAACTCAAAGGAATTGACGGGGGCTCGCACAAGCGGTGGAGCATGTGGTTTAATTCGACGGTACGCGAGGAACCTTACCGAGGCTTGACATCTAAGGAATCTCCTGGAAACAGGAGAGTGCCTTCGGGAGCCT is drawn from bacterium CG_4_10_14_0_2_um_filter_33_32 and contains these coding sequences:
- a CDS encoding acid phosphatase; amino-acid sequence: MIDFILSINPVLIIVFTPWILAQAIKFIVGAVEGKVDFYNFITTGGMPSGHSTAVCALATGIGLSSGFSSSSFAIAVVIATIVMHDAVVIRGAQGKQAQILNKMIDKFINQKEFNYHHLIGHKPIEVVAGAILGISSAFGIWFLFYV